The proteins below are encoded in one region of Pseudophryne corroboree isolate aPseCor3 chromosome 8, aPseCor3.hap2, whole genome shotgun sequence:
- the LOC134947959 gene encoding carbohydrate sulfotransferase 6-like, with protein MIPRFYLMMSLHLKLLFLLLFMSLAILYLSQILSSRPPSYSYSRSASQKQDTVHVLVVSSWRSGSSFLGQIFNHHNDVFYLFEPGHPTWMKFQQESAELLHYPVRDLLRSLFTCDVSPLQHYLPNGGKRVSEFRFFAESRALCTPPACSAFIPSEGYDRLSCFQRCRNTSFDKMAEICRTYSHVVMKTVRILDLSVLLPLFRDPALDLRILHLVRDPRAVALSRKSFSLRIEDKIVLKNEINLTITNITTSKVMEKICKSQVAINKLARTSQTLRGRYMAIRHEDLTSKPVQSLEQIYKFSGLPLTKELKEWIYNVTHEEIKDKNGFMTFSKMSSKVNQRWRTALDFGLVQQIQHSCEPAMEVFGYLPAKTKNEQKNITVQLINNEWCQRDNQPSNRV; from the coding sequence ATGATTCCTAGATTCTACCTGATGATGTCCCTACATCTGAAGTTACTATTCTTACTACTCTTTATGTCCTTGGCGATTCTCTATCTCTCTCAGATTCTCTCCAGCAGACCTCCCTCATACTCCTACTCCCGATCTGCCTCTCAGAAACAAGACACTGTGCATGTCCTTGTTGTCTCTTCTTGGAGATCCGGTTCCTCTTTCCTTGGGCAGATCTTTAACCACCACAATGACGTCTTTTACCTCTTCGAGCCTGGACATCCCACCTGGATGAAGTTCCAACAAGAGAGCGCGGAGCTACTGCATTATCCTGTGAGAGATCTCCTGCGTTCCCTCTTCACCTGCGATGTGTCACCCCTTCAGCATTATCTTCCCAATGGTGGAAAGCGTGTTTCTGAGTTTCGTTTCTTTGCAGAAAGTCGGGCTCTCTGCACCCCTCCAGCTTGCTCGGCCTTTATCCCCTCTGAAGGCTATGACCGCCTCAGCTGTTTCCAACGTTGCAGAAACACTTCCTTTGATAAAATGGCGGAGATATGTCGGACTTACAGCCATGTGGTGATGAAAACCGTTCGGATCCTGGATCTTTCTGTTCTTCTTCCCCTTTTTAGAGACCCAGCCCTTGATCTGCGAATTCTTCATCTTGTGAGAGACCCTCGAGCCGTTGCCTTATCAAGGAAATCCTTCTCTCTTCGAATTGAGGACAAGATAGttttaaaaaatgaaataaatttaACAATAACTAATATAACGACAAGTAAGGTCATGGAAAAGATCTGTAAGTCCCAGGTGGCCATTAATAAACTGGCCAGAACATCTCAGACCTTGCGTGGGCGCTATATGGCCATACGTCATGAGGACTTGACCAGCAAACCGGTCCAAAGTCTAGAACAAATTTACAAGTTCTCCGGACTCCCTCTGACTAAAGAGCTGAAAGAATGGATTTACAATGTTACCCATGAGGAGATTAAAGATAAAAATGGTTTCATGACTTTCTCAAAAATGTCCTCAAAGGTTAACCAAAGGTGGAGAACTGCTCTGGACTTTGGCTTGGTGCAGCAGATCCAACATAGCTGTGAGCCGGCGATGGAGGTGTTTGGTTACCTGCCAGCAAAAACCAAGAATGAGCAGAAAAATATAACTGTTCAATTAATAAATAATGAATGGTGTCAACGGGACAATCAACCAAGCAATCGGGTATGA